Proteins found in one uncultured Campylobacter sp. genomic segment:
- a CDS encoding iron ABC transporter permease: protein MKNMSFKFALILLAALTALCGVIALGVGRFYVAPSDVLSVIGGFFGVQTDVAANIQNVVENIRIPRIIAAILVGAALSISGAAYQGVFRNQLVSPDLLGVSAGACVGAALAIMFDMPLFWVQALAFVCGLAAVGMTLSIPRLMGRSSTLMLVLSGIIVSGLMASVIGFLKYVADPETKLPDIVYWQLGSLAKIDADNLKFIAPVMIACAVLLVAMSWRINLLSLGDESAARLGVNVTLERGVIIVCATLLTACSVCVSGIVAWVGLLMPHLARMLVGANNARSLPASIFMGAIFLLFVDTLARTISVSEVPLGVLTGFIGTIFFVWVLWRNKKVA, encoded by the coding sequence ATGAAAAATATGAGTTTTAAATTCGCGCTGATTTTGCTAGCAGCGCTGACCGCTCTTTGCGGCGTGATAGCGCTTGGCGTGGGCAGATTTTACGTGGCGCCATCTGACGTGCTTAGCGTGATCGGCGGCTTTTTCGGCGTGCAGACGGACGTCGCGGCAAATATCCAAAACGTCGTCGAAAATATCCGCATACCGCGCATCATAGCAGCCATCCTCGTCGGAGCCGCGCTTAGCATCAGCGGAGCGGCGTATCAGGGCGTCTTTCGCAACCAGCTAGTTAGCCCCGATCTGCTTGGCGTTTCGGCGGGCGCTTGCGTGGGAGCCGCGCTTGCGATTATGTTTGATATGCCTCTTTTTTGGGTGCAGGCGTTAGCCTTCGTCTGCGGGCTTGCGGCCGTAGGCATGACGCTATCCATACCGCGTCTGATGGGGCGCTCTAGCACGCTGATGCTGGTGCTATCAGGTATCATCGTTAGCGGTCTGATGGCTTCCGTTATCGGCTTTTTAAAATACGTCGCCGATCCCGAGACCAAGCTACCCGACATCGTTTACTGGCAGCTAGGCAGCCTAGCTAAGATCGATGCGGATAATCTTAAATTTATCGCGCCCGTGATGATAGCCTGCGCAGTGCTGCTCGTAGCGATGAGCTGGAGGATAAATTTGCTTTCGCTAGGCGACGAGAGCGCGGCGAGGCTGGGCGTAAACGTAACGCTCGAGCGCGGCGTCATCATCGTCTGCGCGACGCTTCTAACGGCATGCAGCGTGTGCGTGAGCGGTATCGTGGCGTGGGTTGGACTGCTGATGCCTCACCTGGCGCGCATGCTAGTAGGCGCGAACAACGCCCGTAGCCTGCCTGCTAGTATATTTATGGGGGCGATATTTTTGCTATTCGTAGATACCCTAGCGCGCACAATCAGCGTGAG
- a CDS encoding subtype B tannase: protein MKKGTLAFGAACLCTALSAQAADLKFDPDKFETHSIKLGEKEVKFRAYEGIVYVANPVDSEYQRLNFYVPSQYFEGGKKEAGKFGAASAPIFLPNSIGGYMPGKPFTPALDKNGKPNAVLAALERGYVVAAPGARGRTLKDANGKFSGKAPAAIVDLKAAVRYLKFNDAVMAGDANKIVSNGTSAGGAMSALLGVSANASEFEPYLEALGAAKASDEIYAVSAYCPITNLENADAAYEWMFGAQTKYEKTDFSALSAAGFNERSGKPKTVSGELTAEQKELSAALKSAFPAYVNSLNLKDAKGRALTLEPSGEGSFKEYVKKTLSDSFTAAKSREKSLLKPEFFTLETQGCTLGYDFKFEDFVLSMPRAKATPVFDGLELQNPENDFFGDAGAAAKHFTEFGAKRGKGESADAKIIKMVNAMSYLGNKNAAKFYRIRHGAADSDTSLAIPLILALGLQNAGKTVDFAVPWGQGHGGDYDLDELFRWMDRVVK, encoded by the coding sequence ATGAAAAAAGGGACGCTTGCATTTGGCGCGGCATGCCTATGCACAGCACTTAGCGCGCAGGCGGCGGATCTAAAATTTGATCCGGATAAATTTGAAACGCACTCTATAAAATTAGGCGAAAAAGAGGTCAAATTTAGAGCCTACGAGGGGATAGTTTACGTAGCAAATCCCGTGGATAGCGAGTATCAGAGGTTAAATTTTTACGTCCCGTCGCAGTATTTTGAGGGCGGCAAAAAAGAGGCGGGCAAATTTGGCGCAGCAAGCGCTCCGATCTTTTTGCCAAACTCCATCGGCGGATATATGCCGGGCAAGCCTTTTACGCCCGCTCTTGATAAAAACGGCAAGCCAAACGCGGTGCTAGCGGCGCTTGAGCGCGGTTACGTGGTCGCTGCGCCTGGAGCTAGAGGCAGGACGCTCAAGGATGCAAACGGCAAATTTAGCGGCAAAGCGCCCGCCGCCATCGTCGATCTAAAGGCTGCCGTGCGGTATCTCAAATTTAACGACGCAGTGATGGCGGGCGACGCGAATAAAATCGTGTCAAACGGCACGAGCGCGGGCGGAGCGATGTCGGCGCTGCTTGGCGTCTCGGCAAACGCAAGCGAGTTTGAGCCATATCTAGAGGCACTCGGAGCCGCGAAGGCTAGCGACGAGATCTACGCCGTTTCCGCCTACTGCCCTATTACGAACCTAGAAAACGCCGATGCGGCCTACGAGTGGATGTTCGGCGCTCAGACGAAATACGAGAAAACGGACTTTAGCGCGCTGAGTGCGGCTGGATTTAACGAGCGAAGCGGTAAACCAAAAACCGTCTCCGGCGAGCTAACCGCAGAGCAAAAAGAGCTCTCCGCCGCGCTAAAATCGGCCTTCCCCGCCTACGTAAATTCGCTAAATTTAAAAGACGCCAAAGGCCGCGCGCTCACGCTTGAGCCTAGCGGCGAGGGAAGCTTTAAAGAGTACGTCAAAAAGACGCTCTCAGACTCTTTTACAGCTGCGAAAAGTCGCGAGAAAAGTCTGCTAAAGCCCGAGTTTTTCACGCTTGAAACGCAGGGCTGCACGCTCGGATACGATTTTAAATTTGAAGACTTTGTTCTATCTATGCCGCGCGCTAAGGCTACTCCCGTATTTGACGGACTAGAGCTACAAAATCCCGAAAACGACTTTTTCGGCGATGCGGGCGCGGCGGCGAAGCACTTTACCGAATTTGGCGCAAAACGCGGCAAAGGCGAGAGCGCCGACGCTAAAATCATAAAAATGGTAAACGCGATGAGCTATCTGGGAAATAAAAACGCGGCCAAATTTTACCGCATCAGGCACGGCGCGGCCGACTCCGACACGTCTCTAGCGATACCGCTTATCTTGGCGCTGGGGCTACAAAATGCGGGTAAGACGGTTGATTTTGCGGTACCTTGGGGGCAAGGTCACGGCGGCGACTATGATCTGGACGAGCTTTTTAGATGGATGGACCGCGTCGTAAAATAG